In Raphanus sativus cultivar WK10039 chromosome 5, ASM80110v3, whole genome shotgun sequence, the following proteins share a genomic window:
- the LOC108858627 gene encoding uncharacterized protein LOC108858627: MRLQNGESTRFWSANWTPFGDLTTFLSGTNSRMGIPRNAMVSTLYSNGVWCLPPATSEARIQLYTHLTTLHLTANQNYYEWKIEGRVHNTYKTCTVYDYLRESKPDVQWHGAVWFSKAILRHTFHTSLVIQNFLPIRDRLISWDLQVDDRCLLCNAQPESRDQNYFSYAFSNDLWQTVTRRLQLQPSTTWQDTIDRMISLPSPLPHRLLILLAWQATLYWL, from the coding sequence ATGCGTTTGCAAAATGGGGAATCAACAAGGTTCTGGTCAGCTAACTGGACTCCATTTGGAGATCTCACTACTTTCTTATCAGGGACTAATTCAAGAATGGGAATACCTCGCAATGCCATGGTTTCAACGCTGTACTCAAATGGAGTTTGGTGTCTTCCTCCAGCTACGTCAGAAGCTCGGATACAGCTCTATACTCACCTCACGACTCTTCACCTAACTGCAAATCAAAACTACTATGAGTGGAAAATCGAAGGTCGTGTGCACAACACTTACAAAACATGCACCGTCTACGATTATCTACGGGAGAGTAAACCTGATGTCCAATGGCACGGTGCGGTCTGGTTCTCCAAAGCTATTCTGCGCCACACTTTCCATACTTCGCTTGTAATCCAGAATTTCTTGCCTATTAGAGATCGACTGATAAGTTGGGACCTACAGGTGGATGATCGTTGCCTCCTATGCAATGCTCAACCGGAAAGTCGTGATCAGAATTACTTCTCTTACGCCTTCAGTAATGATTTGTGGCAGACTGTAACAAGAAGGTTGCAGCTACAACCGTCAACTACATGGCAGGACACTATTGATCGGATGATCTCTCTTCCTTCGCCGCTTCCTCATCGTCTCCTTATACTCCTAGCTTGGCAAGCCACTCTGTATTGGCTCTAG
- the LOC108857229 gene encoding uncharacterized protein LOC108857229 has translation MDSVFRSAREKLEKEHRESRETGKLKLEREKKDKEAAERQRQAVEASQRARRLEAIESQMMKVEDNLREEKEDVIARRGGDCIIQAIPPWMKTNMPQRIAKEKYEDVFEWDDAEGAEWEVGDAPGTGSCQRFTWNVRAQEEEKNKTTAAGKNTEGK, from the exons ATGGATTCCGTATTTAGATCGGCGAGGGAGAAGCTCGAAAAAGAACACAGAGAGAGCAGGGAAACTGGGAAGCTGAAACTCGAACGAGAGAAGAAAGACAAGGAGGCTGCTGAAAGGCAACGCCAAGCCGTCGAAGCTTCTCAAAGAGCCAGAAGGCTTGAAGCCATTGAATCCCAGATGATGAAG GTTGAGGATAACCTTcgtgaagaaaaagaagatgtcATAGCTAGAAGAGGTGGAGATTGTATTATACAAGCCATACCTCCATGGATGAAGACGAATATGCCGCAAAGGATAGCAAAAGAGAAATATGAGGATGTTTTTGAATGGGATGATGCAGAAGGTGCTGAGTGGGAAGTAGGAGACGCTCCTGGTACAG GAAGCTGTCAAAGGTTTACTTGGAATGTGAGagcacaagaagaagagaagaataaAACAACGGCTGCTGGGAAGAATACTGAAGGCAAATAG
- the LOC130512367 gene encoding V-type proton ATPase subunit a3-like isoform X2, whose protein sequence is MRERDCESDLVTAETRGGGGCCPLMDLMRSEPMQLVQVIVPMESAHLTVSYLGNLGLVKFKDLNSENSPFQRTYAAQINVESWKLNLSKSMLIMTSCSALTMNLLSTSSFFKRLVNFLRQPIEVLLLNRVR, encoded by the exons ATGAGAGAAAGAGATTGCGAATCCGATCTCGTCACGGCGGAGACtcgcggtggtggtggttgctGTCCGCTGATGGATCTGATGCGCTCGGAGCCGATGCAGCTCGTTCAGGTCATTGTTCCTATGGAATCTGCTCATCTTACCGTCTCTTATCTCGGCAATCTCGGCCTCGTCAAGTTCAAAGAC CTGAATTCTGAGAATAGCCCATTTCAACGGACTTATGCTGCTCAG ATCAATGTGGAGAGCTGGAAGCTGAACTTGTCGAAATCAATGCTAATAATGACAAGCTGCAGCGCTCTTACAATGAACTTGTTGAGTACAAGCTCGTTCTTCAAAAG GCTGGTGAATTTTTTGCGTCAGCCCATAGAAGTGCTACTGCTCAACAGAGTGAGATAG
- the LOC130512367 gene encoding uncharacterized protein LOC130512367 isoform X1: MRERDCESDLVTAETRGGGGCCPLMDLMRSEPMQLVQVIVPMESAHLTVSYLGNLGLVKFKDLNSENSPFQRTYAAQVTLYKCNVLWKKVCVDIFCSHLLILCYMKINVESWKLNLSKSMLIMTSCSALTMNLLSTSSFFKRLVNFLRQPIEVLLLNRVR; this comes from the exons ATGAGAGAAAGAGATTGCGAATCCGATCTCGTCACGGCGGAGACtcgcggtggtggtggttgctGTCCGCTGATGGATCTGATGCGCTCGGAGCCGATGCAGCTCGTTCAGGTCATTGTTCCTATGGAATCTGCTCATCTTACCGTCTCTTATCTCGGCAATCTCGGCCTCGTCAAGTTCAAAGAC CTGAATTCTGAGAATAGCCCATTTCAACGGACTTATGCTGCTCAGGTAACTTTATATAAGTGTAATGTATTGTGGAAGAAAGTGTGTGTGGATATCTTTTGCTCCCATTTGTTGATATTATGTTATATGAAGATCAATGTGGAGAGCTGGAAGCTGAACTTGTCGAAATCAATGCTAATAATGACAAGCTGCAGCGCTCTTACAATGAACTTGTTGAGTACAAGCTCGTTCTTCAAAAG GCTGGTGAATTTTTTGCGTCAGCCCATAGAAGTGCTACTGCTCAACAGAGTGAGATAG
- the LOC108805340 gene encoding uncharacterized protein LOC108805340 isoform X1: MKKSEEELIRRSEPESLVSVTVGRFMSTLLSARPKKLRDSISRLSLDSQKSSSGSVDEALWFLHKSVKDAAERDESIDELLVPIIEHTLRFKDGKHSNPAMILLNWLFQDEALFQGVSRNLSGIISRNEDRFLALGWCLLIRSLVESEDTRDQGFWNGMKEKHSMFVEIVSSCVPHLVMIVRKGSILQDGYEVPSRLSVSAADCLLSITGALAKSNDASANRAKPSTTITGSHQPVALIPSISEKKIKQISRPEDATSETKCILWNHLEELMRLVQCLFAWNRKTRLLHAKGLNKVLKWLEELKEHHGGSQEEAVTEVSTGGALLLSSCWKHYSVLLHMEDQKFSKTSKELLEQYLSGIKYYSESYPQGSDTKTGGIETQKFFLNCLCLLLGRFEGKKFDSIISEFGMKLVPCLLHQLRSNNEEISEGVVAIFKEVISKLQSQSGDSFSDTMCLDVVIPSLLHLLDERDGAAKAVSVLLADYCSKNADNSCLSEVLQRLVSGTTVQRLNSMDVISEVVLMSKDSFPSHIPWKEIADCLLKGLGDEETYIRKQTSELLKSIEPSFVLPELVTLVYSTNGSVQSSATETLLGVLKHHKEDSDVVCMLLTCLSNTQALDNSESPGHPAEGSTFDSDRVLKLIPEWARSVQNWGSLIGPLLDKMFLEPSNAIMVRFLSCISEYLADASDMVLLHLLSHIKEQDKMDGSSIIISKSSVDKTNVGKSLFDHLCPLLILRLLPQRVFDDIDSSTIYGRFLRGDYVNEYRDINFKDCQCIAAFLLERAFSKFEFEEVRKLAAELCGRIHTQVLFPTVFWQLEKATELQDNLKIKACLFSICTSLLVRGWESLSHSVTPKIRKVLEKILLWPSDEEEICKVQHGCIDCLALMICAELQSPESSKTPKGEKLRTTGKGTSGSSSDFVVDYTIHCLIEDRSDCSFMPETEHSIREKSFPIPFRICMANVLISACQKIPESAKKAFARKALPPLVHSLEFISAPEVRAACIQVLFSAMYHLKSTVLPFASDLLKLALRFLEQGSEKEKLAGAKLMASLMASEDVILERISEGLMEARSVLSKASLSDPSQDVREVCDKLLACITPS; encoded by the exons ATGAAGAAATCGGAAGAGGAACTGATACGAAGATCAGAGCCGGAGTCTTTGGTCTCCGTCACTGTGGGTAGGTTCATGAGTACGCTTCTCTCCGCTCGCCCTAAAAAGCTACGCGACTCTATTTCCCGTCTCTCTCTCGATTCTCAAAAGAGCTCTTCAG GCTCCGTCGATGAGGCACTGTGGTTTTTGCACAAGTCCGTTAAAGACGCTGCTGAGAGAGACGAATCAATTGATGAGCTTCTTGTACCAATCATCGAACAT ACGTTAAGGTTTAAGGATGGTAAACACAGTAATCCAGCTATGATTCTTCTAAACTGGCTGTTTCAAGATGAGGCTCTCTTTCAAGGCGTCTCGAGAAATCTTTCTGGAATCATCTCGAGGAACGAGGACAGGTTTTTAGCGCTTGGTTGGTGTTTGCTTATCCGAAGTCTTGTGGAGTCTGAGGATACTCGGGATCAAGGTTTTTGGAACG GAATGAAGGAGAAACATTCGATGTTTGTGGAGATTGTTTCGTCTTGTGTGCCTCACTTGGTGATGATTGTACGCAAAGGAAG CATTTTGCAGGATGGATATGAGGTGCCATCTCGTCTTTctgtttctgctgctgattgCTTGCTGTCAATTACTGGAGCCTTAGCGAAGAGTAATGATGCTTCTGCAAATAGAGCGAAGCCATCGACTACTATTACGGGGTCTCATCAACCGGTTGCCTTGATACCTAGTATTAGTGAGAAGAAAATAAAGCAGATTTCTCGACCTGAAGACGCAACCAGTGAGACAAAGTGTATACTGTGGAACCACCTGGAGGAGCTGATGCGCCTTGTACAGTGTCTCTTTGCT TGGAATAGGAAAACTCGACTACTGCATGCTAAGGGGTTGAACAAAGTGCTGAAATGGTTAGAGGAGTTAAAAGAACATCATGGTGGCTCTCAAGAGGAGGCAG TAACGGAGGTATCTACAGGTGGAGCTCTACTGCTCTCTTCTTGTTGGAAGCATTACAGTGTCTTGCTCCACATGGAAGATCAGAAGTTCTCAAAGACTAGCAAGGAATTGTTGGAGCAGTATTTGTCTGGTATTAAG tattattcagaaAGTTATCCTCAGGGTTCTGACACCAAGACTGGTGGTATAGAGACACAGAAGTTTTTCCTAAATTGTTTATGCCTTCTGTTGGGGCGCTTTGAGGGGAAAAAGTTCGATAGCATAATATCAGAGTTTGGAATGAAGCTTGTACCTTGTCTTCTACATCag CTTCGTAGTAACAATGAGGAGATATCAGAAGGCGTTGTTGCTATATTTAAAGAAGTCATCTCTAAGCTACAATCTCAGTCCGGAGACAGCTTCTCTGATACAATGTGCCTGGACGTTGTGATACCATCCTTGCTTCACCTTCTTGACGAGAGGGATGGCGCCGCCAAAGCTGTTAGTGTCCTCCTGGCAGACTACTGCTCCAA AAATGCAGATAATAGCTGTCTCAGTGAAGTTCTACAACGCCTTGTTTCTGGAACTACTGTGCAGAGACTGAATTCTATGGATGTGATATCCGAAGTAGTACTTATGTCAAAAGATTCATTTCCTTCTCATATTCCCTG GAAAGAGATTGCAGACTGCTTGTTAAAGGGCCTTGGAGACGAGGAAACTTATATCCGTAAACAAACTTCAGAGTTGCTAAAATCAATTG agCCATCGTTTGTGCTACCAGAGTTGGTAACACTAGTTTATTCAACCAATGGAAGCGTACAATCGTCCGCTACCGAAACTTTGCTTGGGGTCCTTAAACATCACAAGGAGGATTCAGATGTTGTATGTATGTTGCTGACCTGTCTTAG TAATACTCAAGCTTTGGACAATTCAGAAAGTCCTGGACATCCCGCTGAAG GTTCGACTTTTGACAGCGATCGAGTGCTAAAGTTGATCCCAGAGTGGGCTAGAAGT GTCCAAAATTGGGGCTCACTAATTGGACCTTTGCTTGATAAGATGTTTTTGGAGCCATCCAATGCCATCATGGTTAGGTTTCTTAGTTGCATCAGTGAATATTTGGCAGATGCATCGGACATGGTCCTTCTGCATTTACTATCACATATAAAGGAGCAAGACAA GATGGATGGAAGCTCCATAATCATATCTAAAAGTTCAGTTGACAAAACTAATGTTGGGAAATCTCTATTTGACCACCTCTGCCCCTTGCTTATATTAAGGCTACTTCCCCAAAGAGTGTTTGATGATATTGATTCATCTACAATATATGGTAGATTCCTTAGAGGAGACTATGTGAATG AGTATCGAGACATCAATTTTAAGGATTGTCAATGCATCGCTGCCTTCCTTTTGGAAAG GGCATTTTCTAAGTTCGAGTTTGAAGAAGTTCGGAAACTCGCTGCCGAGCTATGTGGACGTATTCACACCCAG GTGTTATTTCCTACTGTTTTTTGGCAACTTGAAAAAGCGACAGAGTTGCAAGACAACCTCAAGATTAAAGCTTGCCTATTTTCTATATGCACATCCCTTTTG GTTCGGGGATGGGAGTCTCTCTCTCATAGTGTGACACCTAAGATTAGGAAAGTCCTGGAAAAGATTTTGTTATGGCCTTCTGATGAGGAAGAAA TTTGTAAAGTACAACACGGGTGCATAGATTGTCTAGCATTGATGATATGTGCTGAACTACAATCTCCTGAATCTTCAAAAACACCGAAAGGAGAAAAATTACGAACAACAGGAAAGGGCACATCTG GCTCATCAAGTGATTTTGTCGTAGATTACACGATCCATTGTTTAATTGAAGACAGAAGTGACTGCTCGTTTATGCCGGAGACAGAACATTCAATTCGTGAAAAGTCATTTCCTATTCCATTTCGTATATGCATGGCAAACGTTCTTATCAGTGCCTGTCAAAAAATCCCCGAGTCTGCAAAGAAGGCTTTTGCTCGAAAAGCTCTTCCACCTCTTGTTCATTCCCTGGAG TTCATATCTGCGCCTGAGGTCCGAGCAGCCTGTATCCAGGTCCTATTCTCAGCCATGTACCATCTAAAGTCCACAGTACTCCCTTTTGCATCTGATCTACTGAAACTTGCTTTGAGATTTCTTGAACAAGGATCCGAAAAG GAGAAGCTGGCTGGCGCAAAACTGATGGCATCACTCATGGCGAGTGAAGACGTGATACTGGAACGCATATCAGAAGGATTAATGGAAGCAAGATCAGTTTTGTCTAAAGCATCTTTGTCAGATCCTTCTCAAGACGTACGTGAAGTCTGTGATAAGTTATTGGCATGTATAACCCCATCGTAA
- the LOC108805340 gene encoding uncharacterized protein LOC108805340 isoform X2 — translation MKKSEEELIRRSEPESLVSVTVGRFMSTLLSARPKKLRDSISRLSLDSQKSSSGSVDEALWFLHKSVKDAAERDESIDELLVPIIEHTLRFKDGKHSNPAMILLNWLFQDEALFQGVSRNLSGIISRNEDRFLALGWCLLIRSLVESEDTRDQGFWNGMKEKHSMFVEIVSSCVPHLVMIVRKGSILQDGYEVPSRLSVSAADCLLSITGALAKSNDASANRAKPSTTITGSHQPVALIPSISEKKIKQISRPEDATSETKCILWNHLEELMRLVQCLFAWNRKTRLLHAKGLNKVLKWLEELKEHHGGSQEEAVTEVSTGGALLLSSCWKHYSVLLHMEDQKFSKTSKELLEQYLSGIKYYSESYPQGSDTKTGGIETQKFFLNCLCLLLGRFEGKKFDSIISEFGMKLVPCLLHQLRSNNEEISEGVVAIFKEVISKLQSQSGDSFSDTMCLDVVIPSLLHLLDERDGAAKAVSVLLADYCSKNADNSCLSEVLQRLVSGTTVQRLNSMDVISEVVLMSKDSFPSHIPWKEIADCLLKGLGDEETYIRKQTSELLKSIEPSFVLPELVTLVYSTNGSVQSSATETLLGVLKHHKEDSDVVCMLLTCLSNTQALDNSESPGHPAEGSTFDSDRVLKLIPEWARSVQNWGSLIGPLLDKMFLEPSNAIMVRFLSCISEYLADASDMVLLHLLSHIKEQDKMDGSSIIISKSSVDKTNVGKSLFDHLCPLLILRLLPQRVFDDIDSSTIYGRFLRGDYVNEYRDINFKDCQCIAAFLLERAFSKFEFEEVRKLAAELCGRIHTQVLFPTVFWQLEKATELQDNLKIKACLFSICTSLLVRGWESLSHSVTPKIRKVLEKILLWPSDEEEICKVQHGCIDCLALMICAELQSPESSKTPKGEKLRTTGKGTSDYTIHCLIEDRSDCSFMPETEHSIREKSFPIPFRICMANVLISACQKIPESAKKAFARKALPPLVHSLEFISAPEVRAACIQVLFSAMYHLKSTVLPFASDLLKLALRFLEQGSEKEKLAGAKLMASLMASEDVILERISEGLMEARSVLSKASLSDPSQDVREVCDKLLACITPS, via the exons ATGAAGAAATCGGAAGAGGAACTGATACGAAGATCAGAGCCGGAGTCTTTGGTCTCCGTCACTGTGGGTAGGTTCATGAGTACGCTTCTCTCCGCTCGCCCTAAAAAGCTACGCGACTCTATTTCCCGTCTCTCTCTCGATTCTCAAAAGAGCTCTTCAG GCTCCGTCGATGAGGCACTGTGGTTTTTGCACAAGTCCGTTAAAGACGCTGCTGAGAGAGACGAATCAATTGATGAGCTTCTTGTACCAATCATCGAACAT ACGTTAAGGTTTAAGGATGGTAAACACAGTAATCCAGCTATGATTCTTCTAAACTGGCTGTTTCAAGATGAGGCTCTCTTTCAAGGCGTCTCGAGAAATCTTTCTGGAATCATCTCGAGGAACGAGGACAGGTTTTTAGCGCTTGGTTGGTGTTTGCTTATCCGAAGTCTTGTGGAGTCTGAGGATACTCGGGATCAAGGTTTTTGGAACG GAATGAAGGAGAAACATTCGATGTTTGTGGAGATTGTTTCGTCTTGTGTGCCTCACTTGGTGATGATTGTACGCAAAGGAAG CATTTTGCAGGATGGATATGAGGTGCCATCTCGTCTTTctgtttctgctgctgattgCTTGCTGTCAATTACTGGAGCCTTAGCGAAGAGTAATGATGCTTCTGCAAATAGAGCGAAGCCATCGACTACTATTACGGGGTCTCATCAACCGGTTGCCTTGATACCTAGTATTAGTGAGAAGAAAATAAAGCAGATTTCTCGACCTGAAGACGCAACCAGTGAGACAAAGTGTATACTGTGGAACCACCTGGAGGAGCTGATGCGCCTTGTACAGTGTCTCTTTGCT TGGAATAGGAAAACTCGACTACTGCATGCTAAGGGGTTGAACAAAGTGCTGAAATGGTTAGAGGAGTTAAAAGAACATCATGGTGGCTCTCAAGAGGAGGCAG TAACGGAGGTATCTACAGGTGGAGCTCTACTGCTCTCTTCTTGTTGGAAGCATTACAGTGTCTTGCTCCACATGGAAGATCAGAAGTTCTCAAAGACTAGCAAGGAATTGTTGGAGCAGTATTTGTCTGGTATTAAG tattattcagaaAGTTATCCTCAGGGTTCTGACACCAAGACTGGTGGTATAGAGACACAGAAGTTTTTCCTAAATTGTTTATGCCTTCTGTTGGGGCGCTTTGAGGGGAAAAAGTTCGATAGCATAATATCAGAGTTTGGAATGAAGCTTGTACCTTGTCTTCTACATCag CTTCGTAGTAACAATGAGGAGATATCAGAAGGCGTTGTTGCTATATTTAAAGAAGTCATCTCTAAGCTACAATCTCAGTCCGGAGACAGCTTCTCTGATACAATGTGCCTGGACGTTGTGATACCATCCTTGCTTCACCTTCTTGACGAGAGGGATGGCGCCGCCAAAGCTGTTAGTGTCCTCCTGGCAGACTACTGCTCCAA AAATGCAGATAATAGCTGTCTCAGTGAAGTTCTACAACGCCTTGTTTCTGGAACTACTGTGCAGAGACTGAATTCTATGGATGTGATATCCGAAGTAGTACTTATGTCAAAAGATTCATTTCCTTCTCATATTCCCTG GAAAGAGATTGCAGACTGCTTGTTAAAGGGCCTTGGAGACGAGGAAACTTATATCCGTAAACAAACTTCAGAGTTGCTAAAATCAATTG agCCATCGTTTGTGCTACCAGAGTTGGTAACACTAGTTTATTCAACCAATGGAAGCGTACAATCGTCCGCTACCGAAACTTTGCTTGGGGTCCTTAAACATCACAAGGAGGATTCAGATGTTGTATGTATGTTGCTGACCTGTCTTAG TAATACTCAAGCTTTGGACAATTCAGAAAGTCCTGGACATCCCGCTGAAG GTTCGACTTTTGACAGCGATCGAGTGCTAAAGTTGATCCCAGAGTGGGCTAGAAGT GTCCAAAATTGGGGCTCACTAATTGGACCTTTGCTTGATAAGATGTTTTTGGAGCCATCCAATGCCATCATGGTTAGGTTTCTTAGTTGCATCAGTGAATATTTGGCAGATGCATCGGACATGGTCCTTCTGCATTTACTATCACATATAAAGGAGCAAGACAA GATGGATGGAAGCTCCATAATCATATCTAAAAGTTCAGTTGACAAAACTAATGTTGGGAAATCTCTATTTGACCACCTCTGCCCCTTGCTTATATTAAGGCTACTTCCCCAAAGAGTGTTTGATGATATTGATTCATCTACAATATATGGTAGATTCCTTAGAGGAGACTATGTGAATG AGTATCGAGACATCAATTTTAAGGATTGTCAATGCATCGCTGCCTTCCTTTTGGAAAG GGCATTTTCTAAGTTCGAGTTTGAAGAAGTTCGGAAACTCGCTGCCGAGCTATGTGGACGTATTCACACCCAG GTGTTATTTCCTACTGTTTTTTGGCAACTTGAAAAAGCGACAGAGTTGCAAGACAACCTCAAGATTAAAGCTTGCCTATTTTCTATATGCACATCCCTTTTG GTTCGGGGATGGGAGTCTCTCTCTCATAGTGTGACACCTAAGATTAGGAAAGTCCTGGAAAAGATTTTGTTATGGCCTTCTGATGAGGAAGAAA TTTGTAAAGTACAACACGGGTGCATAGATTGTCTAGCATTGATGATATGTGCTGAACTACAATCTCCTGAATCTTCAAAAACACCGAAAGGAGAAAAATTACGAACAACAGGAAAGGGCACATCTG ATTACACGATCCATTGTTTAATTGAAGACAGAAGTGACTGCTCGTTTATGCCGGAGACAGAACATTCAATTCGTGAAAAGTCATTTCCTATTCCATTTCGTATATGCATGGCAAACGTTCTTATCAGTGCCTGTCAAAAAATCCCCGAGTCTGCAAAGAAGGCTTTTGCTCGAAAAGCTCTTCCACCTCTTGTTCATTCCCTGGAG TTCATATCTGCGCCTGAGGTCCGAGCAGCCTGTATCCAGGTCCTATTCTCAGCCATGTACCATCTAAAGTCCACAGTACTCCCTTTTGCATCTGATCTACTGAAACTTGCTTTGAGATTTCTTGAACAAGGATCCGAAAAG GAGAAGCTGGCTGGCGCAAAACTGATGGCATCACTCATGGCGAGTGAAGACGTGATACTGGAACGCATATCAGAAGGATTAATGGAAGCAAGATCAGTTTTGTCTAAAGCATCTTTGTCAGATCCTTCTCAAGACGTACGTGAAGTCTGTGATAAGTTATTGGCATGTATAACCCCATCGTAA